In the genome of Ictalurus furcatus strain D&B chromosome 13, Billie_1.0, whole genome shotgun sequence, one region contains:
- the prr12a gene encoding proline-rich protein 12 isoform X1 → MDRNYPGAGFGDLGAGAGWSYERSAKAREGFPLDFGGQAVMPGEDPWGAVGVPVHPRGVQSLVYGSSRSSHPESELLHRQAYATPHPLQGYATNHHPGSSGQGGAWGAAGRSLGLSGLFDAGLHHASPSGPDPSVMNLISALESRGPQPPPSASSLLSQFRTPSWQTAMHTPAPAELFISGALPGSGSFPSSSALSAYQHPASFSGRSFPGVTPSLSLQDTPTFSPTSNGLLSPHDPLLHIKTPSQSSLGFDRLLSSQGAAAAYRGSHDPSGGSGVTSAQASSAASASARHLQSHQFNLLSSQLQDQSSQLYSASVFSSAPAPPQPSSQERTVPRQDSVIKHYQRPSPAQAPSSTPHPLQHYLSCGVSGYQQAPHPRHAGLSCSPLGEHSPSSDHKPSPRTEQYRPIIQPSYGTSSSSSSGGPGKAAKSSSSSGYSSSGSGSSSRTPHTPPSASSASSSSSSSSSSSASAGARQSNSIPSSTSASASSRQQPPTQSVPPPQTHSQPAPSSNSSQQTLPKGCLSGYGSPVAPVKSSNSLTGQTPPQQQPQSFSPSQPPSHLSQSYAGFSSPQTHDLPSARTSGVAKGYGNLGSQSFSAESVYGTDSGYGSLPPSLGGAGSPSMGYAASGHSPALLRSGASGGAAGGSSNGGSTSTGGGNNVAGGGGSYHIPDSSPSPSGNSGIIRPGLHSPAPSRPAQSPVGTGSNKYLSSVLSPSFLPSPQGYPDTRGPRSQSYHPSAPPKTKSDTSLLGVSESRPQQDDDDDDFLIQHLLQAQSPTPQASHHHPPQSHHSSQSTQQPPVLPTQDGSKGLSYEMGKSSEERYHLQSVIRTHSATSNAPVSGTGNGAGLDSQLEMSLKKQQHQQQHQTQHQQQQQQHKHQQQQQKSSRSVTDGGGRGNPDQAHSHSHHHHDSMGSVVHYGRGDPYSQHSISQHPSSHHQHAPHTPTHSHLHSHPHMDLQKKSQESADMAYIRKTPDLQQHHHQQQSGHHQSHQQQHQQQQQQQHQSQSQTLMESPTDQSRQPPHLLQSVLSHTTRSKIDTQQQQHPGSQQALMEAAGGVTAAETHSQPQASQLQLQLQTQALEAASHYSHGSQQQDQNHQKSNTVSSLDMLERSLSRTSSQEGGMVDDRGGNEGGRGNSGAGTGGSVERHRSQDQQRLSSHHPSQHHPSELHSYLSDPDLGLSTPSHGHHLSHHHHQSQQPSQAQHPNSHHHAHPQHQTQQSHHHLSSQSTSATAQQQEQSHSSHSSQLPQAQLDQQHQGDHHFDSRGSAVKSNTNQNQSHQNQRFVPLTSICFPDSLLPDEERSFFPGMEDMFCPEEYKSSCSGGTGQGQDGVSQAQAGQEGMEGIKSTAEGGGDDTGASYDMLGHPGDQDYGQYCHDLTEPDNGTMHLDLDSLKTHELPSTVNTEQLGLIQSQPTSLGMGSGANVGEGSGAKLVSSGGSGSGSGGLTSPIFCSSRPKKLLKSSSFHLLKERPDPNSLPKKSYAQEYEFEDDEDKADVPADIRLNSRRLPDLIPDLVSSCRKSGSGTMSPLMGDLDFGYPSLGPPPQLLPHDGPKKRGRKPTKPKREGPPRPRGRPRIRPLPEPHHSRAMMGECGTGYIPERGRGRGRGRGRGRRDESMMDNKDQSQLYQQHMQQQQMHHQPQQHQEPIKPIKIKLPISTMSSSDALLRTDSLSGTDPALSDGSVGSAPSLGLSPGTPGVPDMNRPIDKNKAKTQDEEKDSEKTGFVASFLDFLKCGKRPGSSSGNGDSSPGKSGGIHPISPQPPPPPAPTASSGYGDSEGDGGLSLGGCPSPCKRLDEELKRNLETLPSFSSDEEDSVGKNQDLQKSISSAISALYDTPQLSTPSMQPPSLPPPPPPIPPGPLTPTQQPPSLSPQTPTHMHTQSSSHTHAESIESAILSRDEQGDEIEEEKMKDEDEEDKRVEEKVSEMELLSVPKVGDSPKEVSPTAAPHSLPPLFPSSPASSSSPSPPPLPPLSLPSPLPELEDNPSPPQKPPVQQSSPPASPLAPSLPVLSPPHPLPVASPPPSETPTPPSPPRPQQPAPAPPSPEEPPAPQILPLHLAQKQSGAAITGDTDEDESESGGEGIFRERDEFVVRIEDIKTLKLALQTGREPPPIWRVQKALLQKFAPEIKDGQRQFCATSNYLGYFGDAKKRYQRLYVKFLENVNKKDYVRVCSRKPWHRPSVTLRRQSQSHPVPKMTPPPNNQTLPRVLRDEKDKDQEKVKEKEQRDTREKNNVKVKEQQVKERVTKIKEREEKKDKEKKMPPPPAPQKAEKRAAVTEHGKKEEKRAAGVERKMERPSKQQPVKVKAEPPPKKRRKWLKEVPSSSESDSSASDDEISVRTGLNTRAMREMYRSYVEMLVSTALDPDMIQALEDTEDELYLPPMRKIDSILSEQKRKLLKRVSMNPQHQEALNTFPQITAEPLDSGAVRVKLGGECYNRKTLNRVKKSIPKPQDIKLSTETCRLYSFYHSLHHYKYHTFLICKKETNTIEQASEDPGQEEVVQQCMANQSWLDTLFNAFLELMTLSAKA, encoded by the exons ATGGACAGGAATTACCCGGGTGCAGGTTTCGGGGATTTGGGCGCAGGAGCCGGATGGAGCTACGAGCGATCGGCTAAAGCaag ggaaggctttccactagattttggaggtCAGGCTGTGATGCCGGGTGAGGAtccctggggtgcagtcggagttccagttcatcccagaggtgttcagag tttggTGTATGGAAGCTCCAGATCTTCCCATCCAGAGTCTGAACTCCTCCACAGGCAAGCCTACGCTACTCCCCATCCCCTACAAGGTTATGCAACCAATCACCATCCGGGCAGCTCTGGACAGGGTGGGGCGTGGGGTGCAGCTGGGAGGAGTCTGG GCTTATCTGGGCTTTTTGATGCTGGGCTTCACCATGCAAGTCCCTCAGGCCCAGATCCCTCTGTTATGAACTTGATCTCAGCTCTGGAGTCCCGAGGACCACAGCCACCACCTTctgcttcttctcttctctcccagTTCCGCACTCCATCTTGGCAGACTG CAATGCACACACCTGCCCCTGCAGAGCTTTTCATCTCTGGGGCCCTTCCTGGTTCTGGGTCATTCCCATCATCCTCTGCCTTATCAGCCTACCAGCACCCAGCTTCGTTTTCTGGACGCTCTTTTCCTGGCGTGACCCCATCACTCTCTTTACAGGACACTCCTACATTCAGCCCCACGTCAAACGGCCTCTTGTCTCCCCATGATCCTTTGCTGCACATTAAGACGCCCTCTCAGTCAAGTCTGGGCTTTGATCGTTTGTTGTCATCTCAGGGTGCTGCTGCAGCCTACCGTGGGAGCCATGATCCTAGTGGAGGTAGTGGTGTTACTTCTGCTCAGGCATCCTCAGCAGCTTCAGCTTCTGCACGCCATCTGCAGTCTCACCAGTTTAACCTGCTGTCTTCACAGCTTCAAGACCAGTCCTCACAGTTATATAGTGCATCAGTGTTTTCATCTGCTCCAGCTCCACCTCAGCCATCCTCCCAAGAGCGAACTGTACCACGACAAGACAGTGTCATTAAGCACTACCAGCGTCCCTCGCCAGCACAAGCTCCCTCCTCCACACCTCATCCCCTCCAACATTACCTCAGTTGTGGCGTGTCTGGGTATCAGCAGGCCCCTCATCCCCGTCATGCTGGTCTCTCCTGCAGTCCATTGGGCGAGCACAGCCCTTCCTCTGACCATAAGCCTTCGCCCAGGACAGAGCAGTACCGACCCATTATCCAACCTTCTTATGGgacctcctcttcatcatcctctGGTGGGCCTGGGAAAGCAGCAAAAAGCAGTTCTAGTAGTGGGTACTCTTCTTCTGGCTCTGGGTCATCCTCCAGAACTCCCCATACACCACCTTCTGCATCCTCTgcttcatcatcctcctcctcatcttcttcctcttcagcaTCTGCCGGTGCACGCCAGTCTAACTCCATTCCAAGCTCTACTTCTGCCTCCGCATCCTCTCGGCAGCAGCCACCAACCCAGTCCGTGCCTCCTCCACAAACACATTCCCAGCCTGCTCCCAGCTCCAACTCCTCTCAACAGACCCTTCCCAAAGGATGTCTTTCAGGCTATGGCTCTCCAGTGGCTCCAGTTAAGTCATCTAATAGTCTGACAGGCCAGACCCCACCCCAACAGCAGCCTCAATCTTTCTCTCCCAGCCAGCCCCCCTCACACTTATCTCAGTCATATGCGGGGTTCAGTTCCCCACAAACACATGATCTCCCTTCAGCCAGGACATCTGGAGTAGCGAAAGGATATGGGAATCTGGGAAGCCAGTCATTTTCAGCAGAATCAGTATATGGGACAGATTCAGGTTATGGCTCACTTCCTCCATCACTAGGGGGAGCTGGAAGCCCCTCCATGGGCTATGCTGCCTCAGGACACTCTCCTGCACTTTTACGTTCAGGGGCAAGTGGGGGAGCAGCCGGTGGAAGCAGCAATGGAGGAAGTACCAGTACAGGAGGTGGAAATAATGTGGCTGGAGGAGGAGGGTCTTACCACATCCCTGATTCCAGCCCATCTCCATCTGGTAACTCTGGAATCATTCGCCCAGGTCTGCattctccagctccttcacgACCTGCTCAGTCACCTGTTGGAACAGGTTCCAACAAATACCTATCATCTGTTCTCTCACCTTCCTTCTTACCCTCCCCACAAGGCTACCCAGACACCCGAGGACCTCGATCACAATCGTACCATCCCTCTGCACCTCCCAAAACCAAGTCTGATACAAGCCTGCTTGGTGTGTCTGAGTCTCGACCAcaacaggatgatgatgatgatgatttcctCATCCAGCATCTACTGCAGGCTCAAAGTCCTACTCCTCAAGCGTCCCATCATCATCCCCCTCAAAGCCATCATTCCTCACAGTCTACACAACAACCACCGGTCCTTCCAACCCAAGATGGAAGCAAGGGTTTATCCTATGAGATGGGAAAGAGCTCAGAGGAACGATATCATCTTCAAAGTGTTATTCGAACTCATAGTGCCACATCAAATGCTCCAGTGTCTGGAACAGGGAATGGAGCAGGCCTGGACAGTCAGTtggaaatgtctttaaaaaagcagcagcatCAGCAACAACACCAAACACAAcatcaacagcagcaacaacaacacaaacatcaacaacagcagcagaagagCAGCAGATCTGTCACAGATGGAGGAGGACGAGGGAACCCAGATCAAGCTCATTCCCATTCACATCATCACCATGACTCAATGGGCTCAGTGGTCCACTACGGTCGGGGTGATCCTTATTCCCAGCATTCTATTTCGCAACATCCATCTTCTCACCATCAACACGctccacacacacctacacattcGCACTTGCACTCTCATCCCCATATGGATCTTCAGAAGAAGTCCCAAGAGTCGGCAGATATGGCTTACATTCGCAAGACACCTGATCTgcagcagcaccaccaccaacaGCAATCAGGACATCATCAGTCTCATCAGCAACAAcatcaacagcagcagcaacaacagcatcAATCTCAATCTCAAACATTAATGGAGTCTCCAACAGACCAGTCCCGTCAGCCTCCTCATTTGTTACAGTCAGTGCTCTCACACACAACCCGCAGCAAAATAGACACTCAGCAACAGCAACACCCTGGCAGCCAGCAGGCTTTAATGGAAGCAGCAGGTGGAGTTACAGCAGCAGAAACCCATTCCCAGCCTCAGGCATCTCAACTACAGCTTCAACTCCAGACCCAAGCTTTGGAAGCTGCTAGTCACTATAGCCATGGTTCTCAACAGCAGGACCAGAACCATCAAAAATCCAACACGGTGTCTTCTCTGGACATGCTGGAGCGCTCCCTTTCTCGAACTTCAAGTCAGGAAGGAGGAATGGTGGACGATAGAGGAGGAAATGAGGGAGGCAGAGGCAATTCTGGAGCTGGAACTGGAGGAAGTGTTGAGAGACACAGATCACAGGATCAACAGAGACTTTCATCTCATCATCCTTCACAGCACCATCCCTCTGAGTTACATTCGTATCTTTCTGATCCTGACTTGGGCTTATCTACCCCCTCCCATGGGCATCACCTTTCACATCACCACCACCAATCACAGCAACCCTCTCAAGCTCAACACCCtaactcccaccaccatgctcacCCTCAGCATCAAACTCAACAGAGCCATCACCACCTTTCTTCTCAGTCAACCTCTGCAACTGCACAGCAACAAGAGCAGTCTCACTCCTCCCATTCCTCTCAGCTTCCTCAAGCTCAGCTTGACCAGCAGCATCAAGGTGACCATCACTTTGACTCTAGGGGCTCAGCAGTGAAGtcaaatacaaatcaaaatCAGTCGCATCAGAACCAGAGGTTTGTTCCATTAACATCCATTTGTTTCCCAGACTCTCTCCTTCCAGATGAAGAGCGTTCTTTCTTTCCTGGTATGGAGGACATGTTCTGCCCAGAAGAGTACAAGTCAAGTTGCTCTGGGGGAACAGGGCAGGGTCAAGATGGAGTTTCTCAAGCCCAAGCAGGACAAGAAGGTATGGAGGGCATAAAATCAACTGCAGAAGGTGGAGGGGATGATACAGGTGCAAGCTATGACATGCTTGGACACCCTGGCGATCAAGATTATGGGCAGTATTGCCACGATCTTACAGAGCCTGACAATGGAACCATGCACCTTGACCTTGACTCCTTGAAGACCCATGAGCTCCCATCAACAGTCAATACAGAGCAACTTGGACTGATCCAGTCTCAGCCAACTAGCCTTGGAATGGGAAGTGGTGCAAATGTTGGGGAAGGATCTGGTGCTAAGCTGGTAAGTTCTGGAGGATCTGGTTCTGGATCAGGAGGACTCACTTCTCCAATCTTCTGCTCATCCCGACCCAAAAAGCTCCTGAAGTCCAGTTCTTTCCACTTGCTGAAGGAGAGACCTGATCCTAATTCCCTTCCCAAAAAGAGCTATGCACAGGAGTATGAAtttgaggatgatgaagataagGCTGATGTTCCTGCTGACATTCGACTAAATAGCCGAAGACTTCCTGACCTGATTCCTGACCTTGTATCCAGCTGTCGGAAATCTGGTAGTGGAACTATGAGTCCCCTAATGGGTGACTTGGATTTTGGATATCCCTCTCTTGGTCCACCACCACAATTACTTCCCCACGATGGACCGAAAAAGAGAGGCAGAAAGCCCACCAAACCCAAACGGGAAGGTCCCCCAAGGCCTCGTGGCCGCCCACGCATACGCCCGTTGCCTGAGCCCCACCACTCCAGGGCCATGATGGGAGAATGTGGAACAGGATATATTCCTGAGAGAGGCAGGGGTAGAGGTAGAGGCAGAGGCAGAGGCAGGCGAGATGAATCTATGATGGACAACAAAGATCAGAGTCAGCTGTATCAACAACACATGCAGCAACAGCAAATGCATCACCAGCCACAACAGCACCAAGAGCCAATCAAACCTATCAAG aTCAAGCTTCCTATTAGTACCATGTCATCTTCAGATGCCCTCTTGCGGACAGATTCTTTGTCTGGTACTGATCCAGCCCTCTCAGATGGTTCTGTTGGCTCTGCCCCTTCTTTGGGTCTGAGTCCAGGGACACCAGGAGTGCCTGATATGAATAGACCTATAGACAAGAACAAGGCCAAAACTCAAGat GAAGAGAAGGATTCTGAGAAGACTGGCTTTGTGGCTTCTTTTTTGGATtttctaaaatgtgggaaaaggcCGGGGAGCAGCTCTGGGAATGGCGATTCATCTCCAGGAAAAAGTGGGGGTATCCATCCTatatctcctcaaccaccacctccaccagcacCTACAGCATCATCTGGTTATGGGGATAGTGAAGGCGATGGGGGGCTGTCTTTGGGTGGATGCCCAAGTCCTTGCAAGCGCTTGGATGAAGAACTGAAGAGGAATCTGGAAACACTTCCATCCTTTTCCTCAGATGAAGAAGACTCTGTGGGGAAAAACCAAGACCTCCAAAAGAGTATCTCCTCAGCCATCTCTGCTCTATATGACACTCCACAGCTAAGCACCCCTTCAATGCagcctccctctctccctccacctcctcctccaatTCCTCCTGGACCACTGACACCAACACAACAACCACCTTCCCTTAGCCCACAAACCCCAACACATATGCACACGCAGTCTTCTTCACATACACATGCAGAGTCTATTGAATCTGCCATATTATCTAGAGATGAGCAAGGTGACGAGATTGaggaggaaaaaatgaaagatgaaGACGAAGAAGACAAAAGAGTAGAAGAGAAGGTCTCAGAAATGGAGTTGCTGAGTGTTCCAAAAGTAGGAG ACTCACCTAAAGAAGTTTCTCCAACAGCAGCTCCCCATTCGCTTCCACCTCTCTTTCCATCATCCCCTGCATCTTCATCTTCACCCTCTCCACCACCTCTtcctccactctctctcccctcaccccTTCCTGAGCTGGAAGACAACCCATCTCCACCACAGAAACCTCCAGTTCAGCAGTCCTCACCTCCAGCCAGCCCTCTTGCCCCCTCCTTACCGgttctctctcctcctcatccttTGCCTGTAGCCTCTCCTCCACCCTCTGAGACACCCACACCCCCAAGCCCCCCTCGACCTCAGCAGCCTGCTCCAGCTCCTCCATCGCCAGAAGAACCCCCAGCACCACAAATCCTGCCATTACACCTGGCTCAGAAACAGAGTGGTGCTGCAATTACAGGAGACACTGACGAGGATGAGAGTGAAAGTGGAGGAGAGGGTATCTTTAGGGAAAGGGATGAATTTGTGGTACGGATAGAAGACATCAAAACTCTTAAG CTGGCCCTGCAGACAGGTCGGGAGCCTCCGCCCATCTGGCGTGTACAGAAAGCTCTTCTTCAGAAGTTTGCACCAGAGAttaaagatggacagagacagtTCTGTGCCACTAGCAAC TATCTTGGTTACTTTGGCGATGCTAAAAAACGGTACCAGCGGCTTTATGTGAAATTCCTGGAGAATGTGAATAAGAAAGACTACGTAAGAGTTTGCAGTCGTAAGCCCTGGCACAGGCCGTCTGTGACACTCAG ACGGCAGTCACAGTCTCACCCAGTCCCAAAGATGACCCCACCTCCTAACAATCAGACATTGCCTCGCGTTCTGAGAGATGAGAAGGACAAAGACCAAGAGAAGGTGAAAGAGAAGGAGCAGCGCGACACCAGAGAGAAGAACAACGTCAAGGTGAAAGAGCAGCAGGTGAAGGAACGGGTGACGAAAATTAAGGAgcgggaagaaaagaaagacaaagaaaagaaaatgccaCCACCTCCTGCACCCCAGAAGGCAGAGAAACGAGCGGCTGTTACAGAACACGGGAAGAAGGAAGAGAAAAGGGCAGCAGGAGTGGAGAGGAAGATGGAACGGCCCTCAAAACAGCAGCCAGTAAAAGTAAAGGCAGAGCCTCCACCTAAGAAGAGAAGGAAGTGGCTGAAAGAAGTGCCCTCATCATCCGAGTCTGATTCTTCTGCCAGCGATGATGAGA TTTCTGTGAGAACAGGCCTGAATACTCGAGCTATGCGAGAGATGTACCGAAGCTATGTGGAGATGCTGGTCAGTACAGCTCTGGACCCTGACATGATACAGGCACTGGAGGACACAGAGG ATGAATTGTACCTGCCTCCAATGCGGAAGATCGACAGCATTCTTAGTGAGCAGAAGAGGAAGCTTCTGAAGCGAGTCAGCATGAACCCCCAACACCAG GAGGCCCTAAACACTTTTCCTCAGATAACAGCAGAGCCCTTGGACTCAGGAGCTGTGAGGGTCAAACTTGGCGGGGAGTGTTATAACCGAAAAACTCTGAACCGTGTCAAGAAGAGTATCCCCAAACCACAG